In a single window of the Zea mays cultivar B73 chromosome 5, Zm-B73-REFERENCE-NAM-5.0, whole genome shotgun sequence genome:
- the LOC100282936 gene encoding RING-H2 finger protein ATL2C, with protein sequence MSGANSSLPMPPPPPPPAPAASALDNVEAKISPSIVFVVAILAIVFFVCGLLHLLVRHLLRLRRRRRRAREDADSVTAFQGQLQQLFHLHDAGVDQAFIDALPVFLYRNVVGAAPGGKDPFDCAVCLCEFAPDDQLRLLPKCSHAFHLECIDTWLLSHSTCPLCRRSLLADLSPTCSPVVMVLESESARDMAASAARATDAEPSAGPGATLPRDQGADEVVEVKLGKFMCVEGSTANANAKAADGAGTSGDGDVDVDASAKEGLGLGQRRCHSMGSYEYVMDDHASLRVAIKPPKKKPAASKSRRRGAMSECEFGASKRGETSLRLPFPATAHKQQQQADATMAKLAKDSFSVSKTWMVPPTKKDPAGERRAVSFRWPVSGRDEGEGKDRRSGSEAEWDVEAGSCGSVSSLAEERPSFARRTLLWVVGGRQQSRVGSCS encoded by the coding sequence ATGAGCGGCGCCAATTCTTCGTTGCCgatgcctccgccgccgccgccaccggcgCCCGCTGCGTCGGCGCTCGACAACGTGGAGGCCAAGATAAGCCCCAGCATCGTCTTCGTCGTGGCCATCCTGGCGATCGTCTTCTTCGTCTGCGGCCTGCTGCACCTGCTGGTGCGCCACCTGCTGCGGCtgcggcgccggcgccgccgcgcgcgggaGGACGCGGACAGCGTCACGGCGTTCCAGGGCCAGCTGCAGCAGCTCTTCCACCTGCACGACGCCGGCGTGGACCAGGCCTTCATCGACGCGCTCCCGGTCTTCCTCTACCGCAACGTcgtcggggccgcgccgggcggcAAGGACCCGTTCGACTGCGCCGTGTGCCTGTGCGAGTTCGCGCCCGACGACCAGCTCCGCCTGCTGCCCAAGTGCAGCCACGCGTTCCACCTCGAGTGCATCGACACGTGGCTGCTGTCCCACTCCACCTGCCCGCTCTGCCGCCGGAGCCTCCTCGCCGACCTCTCGCCCACGTGCAGCCCCGTCGTGATGGTGCTCGAGTCCGAGAGCGCCCGCGACATGGCCGCGTCCGCTGCTCGGGCCACCGACGCCGAGCCCAGCGCCGGGCCCGGGGCCACGCTGCCGCGGGACCAAGGAGCGGACGAGGTGGTCGAGGTGAAGCTGGGGAAGTTCATGTGCGTCGAAGGCAGCACCGCCAACGCCAACGCCAAGGCGGCGGACGGAGCAGGCACCAGCGGCGACGGCGACGTCGACGTCGACGCCAGTGCCAAGGAAGGTCTCGGTCTCGGGCAGAGACGGTGCCACTCCATGGGGTCCTACGAGTACGTCATGGACGACCACGCCTCGCTCCGCGTGGCGATCAAGCCGCCCAAGAAGAAGCCCGCGGCCTCCAAGTCGCGCCGCCGCGGCGCCATGTCGGAGTGCGAGTTCGGCGCGTCCAAGCGCGGGGAGACCTCGCTCCGCCTGCCATTCCCAGCAACGGCGcacaagcagcagcagcaggccgacGCGACCATGGCGAAGCTCGCCAAGGACAGCTTCTCCGTGTCGAAGACCTGGATGGTGCCGCCGACCAAGAAGGATCCCGCCGGCGAGAGGCGCGCCGTGTCGTTCCGGTGGCCGGTGAGCGGCAGGGACGAGGGAGAAGGCAAGGACAGGAGGAGCGGGAGCGAGGCTGAGTGGGACGTGGAGGCCGGGAGCTGCGGCAGCGTGTCGTCGCTGGCGGAGGAGAGGCCGTCCTTCGCGCGGAGGACCCTGCTCTGGGTCGTCGGAGGCCGGCAGCAGAGCCGAGTCGGGAGCTGTTCGTGA